From a single Oreochromis niloticus isolate F11D_XX linkage group LG4, O_niloticus_UMD_NMBU, whole genome shotgun sequence genomic region:
- the carm1 gene encoding histone-arginine methyltransferase CARM1 isoform X2 has protein sequence MAVSVFRGVRLLSIGDANGDIQRHSEQQPLRLEVKTSQDAALLNLSNDEASVFKCSVSRETECSRVGKQSFIITLGCNSVLLQFSSPTDFQSFYNVLKNCRGHVGEQSVFSERTEESSAVQYFQFYGYLSQQQNMMQDYVRTGTYQRAILQNHTDFKDKVVLDVGCGSGILSFFAAQAGARKVYAVEASTMAQHAEVLVNSNRLGERVVVIPGKVEEVTLPEQVDIIISEPMGYMLFNERMLESYLHAKKFLKPNGKMFPTIGDVHLAPFTDEQLYMEQFTKANFWYQPSFHGVDLSALRGAAVDEYFRQPIVDTFDIRILMAKSVKYTVNFLEAKEEDLYRIEIPFKFHMMHSGLVHGLAFWFDVAFIGSVMTVWLSTAPTEPLTHWYQVRCLLQSPLFTKAGDTLSGTALLVANKRQSYDISIVAQVDQTGSKSSNLLDLKNPFFRYTGTTPNPPPGSHYTSPSENMWNTGAAYSMSQGMAVSGMPAAYDLSTVIGSGPSVSHNNLIPLVNTGIVNHTHSRMGSIMSTGIVQGATTGQSGPSSSGTYYPVTNQFTMGGAAISMASPMVIPSNTMHYGS, from the exons ATGGCGGTCTCGGTATTCCGTGGCGTGCGGCTTCTCTCCATTGGAGACGCGAACGGAGATATACAGCGACACTCGGAGCAGCAGCCGCTGCGGTTAGAAGTCAAGACATCACAAGATGCTGCCCTCCTCAATCTCTCCAATG ACGAGGCAAGTGTGTTCAAATGTTCGGTTTCCAGGGAGACCGAGTGCAGTCGCGTGGGGAAGCAGTCATTCATCATCACATTGGGCTGTAACAGCGTGCTGCTGCAGTTCTCCTCACCTACAG ACTTTCAGTCTTTTTATAACGTGCTGAAGAACTGTCGTGGGCATGTTGGAGAGCAGTCTGTCTTCAGTGAAAGAACAGAGGAGTCCTCTGCTGTACAGTATTTCCAG tttTATGGCTACCTCTCCCAGCAACAGAACATGATGCAGGACTATGTTCGGACAGGGACTTACCAGCGGGCTATTCTCCAGAACCACACTGACTTTAAGGACAAG GTGGTGCTGGATGTGGGTTGTGGCTCGGGAATCCTCTCTTTCTTTGCAGCTCAAGCTGGAGCTAGGAAGGTGTATGCTGTAGAGGCCAGCACCATGGCACAGCACGCCGAG GTGCTGGTGAACAGCAATCGTCTGGGGGAGCGTGTGGTCGTCATTCCGGGCAAAGTGGAGGAGGTGACGCTGCCGGAGCAAGTTGACATCATCATTTCAGAGCCCATGGGTTACATGCTGTTCAATGAGCGCATGCTGGAGAGCTACCTGCATGCTAAGAAGTTCCTCAAACCTAATG GTAAAATGTTCCCCACTATTGGAGATGTCCACCTGGCCCCCTTCACAGATGAGCAGCTGTACATGGAGCAGTTCACCAAAGCCAACTTCTG GTACCAGCCCTCCTTCCACGGTGTAGACCTCTCTGCCCTGCGGGGGGCAGCAGTGGACGAGTATTTCCGCCAGCCAATTGTG GACACTTTTGATATCCGTATTCTGATGGCCAAGTCAGTCAAATACACAGTCAACTTCCTGGAGGCCAAAGAAGAGGATCTTTATAG GATAGAGATTCCCTTTAAGTTCCACATGATGCATTCGGGCCTGGTGCACGGCCTGGCTTTCTGGTTTGACGTGGCTTTTATTGGATCAGT GATGACAGTATGGCTATCCACAGCACCCACAGAGCCTCTCACTCACTGGTACCAGGTGCGCTGTCTCCTGCAGTCTCCTCTTTTCACCAAGGCTGGGGACACTTTGTCCGGCACTGCGCTGCTGGTGGCCAACAAGAG ACAAAGCTACGACATCAGTATTGTTGCCCAGGTGGACCAGACAGGATCAAAGTCCAGCAACCTCCTGGACTTGAAGAACCCCTTTTTCAG GTACACAGGCACTACCCCCAACCCCCCTCCTGGCTCACACTACACCTCCCCGTCTGAGAACATGTGGAACACAGGGGCAGCCTACAGCATGAGTCAGGGGATGGCTGTATCAG GGATGCCCGCAGCTTATGACCTCAGCACAGTCATCGGCAGCGGCCCGTCAGTGTCTCACAACAACCTCATCCCCCTGG TGAACACAGGGATTGTAAATCATACCCACTCCAGGATGGGCTCAATCATGAGCACAGGAATTGTCCAGG GAGCCACTACGGGTCAGTCCGGCCCCAGTAGCAGCGGTACTTACTATCCTGTCACCAACCAGTTCACCATGGGGGGCGCTGCCATCTCCATggcctcacctatggtcatccCTAGCAACACCATGCATTATGGCAGTTAA
- the yipf2 gene encoding protein YIPF2 produces MASLNNLQFQEFEEAAELLSADPGASTLSMSGSNTPSTTASAGEDVKLDLSEDEEGQQESSELLGGQKPSGGFWTFEYYQSFFNVDTMQVLDRVKGSVMPQPGRNFIKYYLRSNPDLYGPFWICVTLVFSVAISGNLSTFLVERGNPTFHYRPQFHRVTIAAVVIFMYAWLVPIGLWGFLTWRQGAERQIGGYSFLETVCVYGYSLFIYIPTSVLWIIPYDWLRWTLILIAMVISGSVLVLTFWPVVRDDTKVTAVATVVTIVVLHTLLAVGCKLYFFQTAASTPTALPTSSTLHNHTTLAVKTN; encoded by the exons ATGGCTAGTCTAAACAACCTACAGTTTCAAG AGTTTGAAGAAGCAGCAGAGCTGCTATCGGCAGACCCTGGAGCCTCCACACTCAGTATGTCAGGCTCAAACACCCCCAGCACAACAGCATCAGCAGGAGAAGATGTAAAGCTAGACCTATCTGAGGACGAGGAGGGTCAGCAAGAGAGTTCAGAG CTGTTAGGAGGGCAGAAACCAAGTGGTGGCTTCTGGACCTTTGAGTACTATCAGTCTTTCTTCAATGTGGACACAATGCAG GTGCTGGACAGAGTGAAGGGGTCAGTGATGCCACAGCCTGGAAGAAACTTCATCAAATACTACCTTAGGAGTAACCCAGATCTGTATG GTCCCTTCTGGATTTGTGTCACACTGGTGTTTTCTGTGGCGATCAGTGGGAACCTGTCCACCTTCCTTGTTGAGCGGGGAAACCCCACCTTCCACTACAGACCACAGTTCCACAGAG TGACAATTGCTGCAGTAGTGATCTTTATGTATGCCTGGCTGGTGCCGATCGGGCTGTGGGGTTTTTTGACCTGGAGGCAAGGGGCCGAGAGGCAGATTGGAGGCTATTCTTTCCTGGAGACTGTGTGCGTCTACGGCTACTCGCTCTTTATCTATATCCCCACCTCT GTTTTGTGGATAATACCATATGACTGGCTGCGCTGGACGCTGATCCTAATCGCCATGGTGATCTCAGGCTCAGTCCTGGTCCTCACCTTCTGGCCCGTTGTCCGTGATGACACCAAGGTGACGGCGGTGGCTACAGTTGTGACCATAGTGGTTTTGCACACACTGCTGGCAGTTGGCTGTAAG CTCTACTTCTTTCAGACAGCAGCGTCCACACCAACAGCTCTTCCTACTAGTTCAACTCTCCACAATCACACAACGCTGGCCGTCAAAACCAACTGA
- the timm29 gene encoding mitochondrial import inner membrane translocase subunit Tim29 isoform X2: MSGGVVGSVVRSEHGVWCRSLLSDYKEACREAVVGAWERPLRTSVYVTLLGGAWACFYTKPDRLSFDDALLKRSNQLGLLSPWIRSGISDVHVQSLVKLRNEGRLRHASLGLLSVVYYADYDPDAMLYEAQCSNLSVPWREIPQRVLDIGFAGNWWILDSKMKDYDVNEDEFKHLPAHMQVTSPPSVEEVERNEKLHRESWLPVSVEDKGDKN, translated from the exons ATGTCTGGTGGAGTTGTCGGGTCGGTGGTCAGAAGTGAACATG GTGTGTGGTGTCGCAGCCTGCTCTCTGACTACAAAGAAGCGTGCAGAGAGGCGGTAGTTGGCGCCTGGGAGAGGCCACTCCGAACATCAGTGTATGTGACGCTGTTGGGCGGTGCCTGGGCCTGCTTCTACACCAAACCTGACCGCTTGTCCTTCGACGACGCCCTGCTGAAACGTTCCAACCAGCTGGGACTGCTGTCCCCTTGGATCCGCAGCGGCATCTCTGATGTCCATGTACAGAGTCTGGTGAAGCTCCGTAACGAGGGCCGCCTCCGCCATGCCAGCCTGGGTCTTCTGTCTGTGGTGTACTACGCTGACTACGACCCAGACGCCATGCTGTACGAAGCCCAGTGCTCTAACTTGTCAGTACCCTGGAGGGAGATCCCTCAGCGGGTGTTGGACATTGGCTTTGCTGGCAACTGGTGGATCCTGGACTCAAAGATGAAGGACTATGACGTGAACGAGGATGAATTCAAGCATTTGCCAGCGCACATGCAGGTAACGTCACCACCCAGCGTTGAGGAGGTGGAAAGGAATGAGAAGTTGCACAGAGAGTCGTGGTTACCAGTGAGCGTGGAGGACAAGGGAGACAAAAACTAA
- the timm29 gene encoding mitochondrial import inner membrane translocase subunit Tim29 isoform X1 yields the protein MASSRVARMMFSSMAEAAAPPGTASRWERLKNSKVGVWCRSLLSDYKEACREAVVGAWERPLRTSVYVTLLGGAWACFYTKPDRLSFDDALLKRSNQLGLLSPWIRSGISDVHVQSLVKLRNEGRLRHASLGLLSVVYYADYDPDAMLYEAQCSNLSVPWREIPQRVLDIGFAGNWWILDSKMKDYDVNEDEFKHLPAHMQVTSPPSVEEVERNEKLHRESWLPVSVEDKGDKN from the exons ATGGCCTCGTCTCGTGTAGCGAGGATGATGTTCAGCTCTATGGCGGAAGCAGCGGCGCCTCCGGGCACAGCGAGCCGCTGGGAGCGGCTGAAAAACAGCAAAGTAG GTGTGTGGTGTCGCAGCCTGCTCTCTGACTACAAAGAAGCGTGCAGAGAGGCGGTAGTTGGCGCCTGGGAGAGGCCACTCCGAACATCAGTGTATGTGACGCTGTTGGGCGGTGCCTGGGCCTGCTTCTACACCAAACCTGACCGCTTGTCCTTCGACGACGCCCTGCTGAAACGTTCCAACCAGCTGGGACTGCTGTCCCCTTGGATCCGCAGCGGCATCTCTGATGTCCATGTACAGAGTCTGGTGAAGCTCCGTAACGAGGGCCGCCTCCGCCATGCCAGCCTGGGTCTTCTGTCTGTGGTGTACTACGCTGACTACGACCCAGACGCCATGCTGTACGAAGCCCAGTGCTCTAACTTGTCAGTACCCTGGAGGGAGATCCCTCAGCGGGTGTTGGACATTGGCTTTGCTGGCAACTGGTGGATCCTGGACTCAAAGATGAAGGACTATGACGTGAACGAGGATGAATTCAAGCATTTGCCAGCGCACATGCAGGTAACGTCACCACCCAGCGTTGAGGAGGTGGAAAGGAATGAGAAGTTGCACAGAGAGTCGTGGTTACCAGTGAGCGTGGAGGACAAGGGAGACAAAAACTAA
- the carm1 gene encoding histone-arginine methyltransferase CARM1 isoform X1, with protein MAVSVFRGVRLLSIGDANGDIQRHSEQQPLRLEVKTSQDAALLNLSNGDEASVFKCSVSRETECSRVGKQSFIITLGCNSVLLQFSSPTDFQSFYNVLKNCRGHVGEQSVFSERTEESSAVQYFQFYGYLSQQQNMMQDYVRTGTYQRAILQNHTDFKDKVVLDVGCGSGILSFFAAQAGARKVYAVEASTMAQHAEVLVNSNRLGERVVVIPGKVEEVTLPEQVDIIISEPMGYMLFNERMLESYLHAKKFLKPNGKMFPTIGDVHLAPFTDEQLYMEQFTKANFWYQPSFHGVDLSALRGAAVDEYFRQPIVDTFDIRILMAKSVKYTVNFLEAKEEDLYRIEIPFKFHMMHSGLVHGLAFWFDVAFIGSVMTVWLSTAPTEPLTHWYQVRCLLQSPLFTKAGDTLSGTALLVANKRQSYDISIVAQVDQTGSKSSNLLDLKNPFFRYTGTTPNPPPGSHYTSPSENMWNTGAAYSMSQGMAVSGMPAAYDLSTVIGSGPSVSHNNLIPLVNTGIVNHTHSRMGSIMSTGIVQGATTGQSGPSSSGTYYPVTNQFTMGGAAISMASPMVIPSNTMHYGS; from the exons ATGGCGGTCTCGGTATTCCGTGGCGTGCGGCTTCTCTCCATTGGAGACGCGAACGGAGATATACAGCGACACTCGGAGCAGCAGCCGCTGCGGTTAGAAGTCAAGACATCACAAGATGCTGCCCTCCTCAATCTCTCCAATG GAGACGAGGCAAGTGTGTTCAAATGTTCGGTTTCCAGGGAGACCGAGTGCAGTCGCGTGGGGAAGCAGTCATTCATCATCACATTGGGCTGTAACAGCGTGCTGCTGCAGTTCTCCTCACCTACAG ACTTTCAGTCTTTTTATAACGTGCTGAAGAACTGTCGTGGGCATGTTGGAGAGCAGTCTGTCTTCAGTGAAAGAACAGAGGAGTCCTCTGCTGTACAGTATTTCCAG tttTATGGCTACCTCTCCCAGCAACAGAACATGATGCAGGACTATGTTCGGACAGGGACTTACCAGCGGGCTATTCTCCAGAACCACACTGACTTTAAGGACAAG GTGGTGCTGGATGTGGGTTGTGGCTCGGGAATCCTCTCTTTCTTTGCAGCTCAAGCTGGAGCTAGGAAGGTGTATGCTGTAGAGGCCAGCACCATGGCACAGCACGCCGAG GTGCTGGTGAACAGCAATCGTCTGGGGGAGCGTGTGGTCGTCATTCCGGGCAAAGTGGAGGAGGTGACGCTGCCGGAGCAAGTTGACATCATCATTTCAGAGCCCATGGGTTACATGCTGTTCAATGAGCGCATGCTGGAGAGCTACCTGCATGCTAAGAAGTTCCTCAAACCTAATG GTAAAATGTTCCCCACTATTGGAGATGTCCACCTGGCCCCCTTCACAGATGAGCAGCTGTACATGGAGCAGTTCACCAAAGCCAACTTCTG GTACCAGCCCTCCTTCCACGGTGTAGACCTCTCTGCCCTGCGGGGGGCAGCAGTGGACGAGTATTTCCGCCAGCCAATTGTG GACACTTTTGATATCCGTATTCTGATGGCCAAGTCAGTCAAATACACAGTCAACTTCCTGGAGGCCAAAGAAGAGGATCTTTATAG GATAGAGATTCCCTTTAAGTTCCACATGATGCATTCGGGCCTGGTGCACGGCCTGGCTTTCTGGTTTGACGTGGCTTTTATTGGATCAGT GATGACAGTATGGCTATCCACAGCACCCACAGAGCCTCTCACTCACTGGTACCAGGTGCGCTGTCTCCTGCAGTCTCCTCTTTTCACCAAGGCTGGGGACACTTTGTCCGGCACTGCGCTGCTGGTGGCCAACAAGAG ACAAAGCTACGACATCAGTATTGTTGCCCAGGTGGACCAGACAGGATCAAAGTCCAGCAACCTCCTGGACTTGAAGAACCCCTTTTTCAG GTACACAGGCACTACCCCCAACCCCCCTCCTGGCTCACACTACACCTCCCCGTCTGAGAACATGTGGAACACAGGGGCAGCCTACAGCATGAGTCAGGGGATGGCTGTATCAG GGATGCCCGCAGCTTATGACCTCAGCACAGTCATCGGCAGCGGCCCGTCAGTGTCTCACAACAACCTCATCCCCCTGG TGAACACAGGGATTGTAAATCATACCCACTCCAGGATGGGCTCAATCATGAGCACAGGAATTGTCCAGG GAGCCACTACGGGTCAGTCCGGCCCCAGTAGCAGCGGTACTTACTATCCTGTCACCAACCAGTTCACCATGGGGGGCGCTGCCATCTCCATggcctcacctatggtcatccCTAGCAACACCATGCATTATGGCAGTTAA